One Salvelinus sp. IW2-2015 unplaced genomic scaffold, ASM291031v2 Un_scaffold3870, whole genome shotgun sequence genomic window carries:
- the LOC139026099 gene encoding trace amine-associated receptor 13c-like produces the protein MDKKEDDKYCFQERNSSCRKALLSTSIYITLYIFFSLISAVTVFLNVLVIISIFHFKQLHTPTNLLILSLAVSDLLVGLIVIPVVXIAIMEPCWGFGEYFCAFHFYISFLCTSLSLGNLVLISIDRYVAVCDPLLYNSKITTTRMMYCISITWCCCIIYDSAIIKNFVNVQVPSRCFKECFIVDGIISINIIYIVITMVVPCSIIITLYVNIFVVARSQARKVFSKEAASVSGVKTVQANKSERKAAKTLSIVVFTYFICWIPTLFIYFFNYFLIDNFLSYFIIFLPLFNSLINPIIYALFYPWFKVTAKLLLTLKIRHS, from the coding sequence ATGGATAAAAAGGAAGATGATAAATACTGTTTTCAAGAGAGAAACTCTTCTTGCAGAAAGGCTTTGCTATCGACATCTATCTACATAACGCTGTACATCTTCTTCTCATTGATTTCAGCAGTTACAGTATTTTTGAACGTACTGGTGATCATCTCCATCTTTCACTTCAAGCAGCTCCACACTCCAACCAAcctgctcatcctctctctggctgtgtcagaTCTCCTGGTGGGACTGATTGTGATACCAGTAGTGASTATAGCAATAATGGAACCATGCTGGGGTTTTGGGGAATATTTCTGTGCGTTTCATTTCTACATCTCTTTTTTATGTACATCTTTATCGCTTGGCAATTTGGTCTTGATATCTATTGACCgctatgttgctgtgtgtgatcccttattgtacaactctaaaataacaacaacaagaatGATGTATTGTATATCCATTACCTGGTGTTGTTGTATCATATACGATTCTGCTATTATAAAAAACTTTGTAAATGTGCAGGTACCAAGTAGGTGTTTCAAAGAATGTTTTATTGTTGATGGAATAATCTCGATTAATATAATTTACATTGTAATTACAATGGTTGTCCCRTGTTCTATTATTATAACACTTTATGTGAACATCTTTGTGGTGGCCAGATCACAGGCCAGAAAGGTATTTTCWAAAGAGGCTGCYAGTGTGTCTGGTGTTAAAACTGTACAGGCTAATAAGTCTGAGAGAAAAGCAGCAAAAACTCTATCTATTGTTGTTTTCACCTATTTCATTTGTTGGATTCCAActctatttatttacttttttaattattttttaattgacaATTTCTTATCATATTTCATAATTTTTCTGCCACTTTTTAATTCCTTAATTAATCCAATWATTTATGCGTTATTTTATCCATGGTTCAAAGTGACAGCTAAACTTTTATTAACTTTGAAGATAAGACATTCATAG